In the Halococcus hamelinensis 100A6 genome, one interval contains:
- a CDS encoding alpha/beta fold hydrolase, which yields MSETPTDVATERYRLRPETVVTDRGDGPAIVFAHGTLMDRTMFDPQVEALADDFRTVAYDLRARTDQYASSYDLYDLADDVDALCDGLDLDTVVLCGMSMGGFMALRFAERYPDRLDGLVLIDSMAESYTEVEREQYGQLAEQARADGELTEPGLTVARDGLFGETTRAENPALPDHWVERWRT from the coding sequence GTGTCAGAGACTCCCACCGACGTCGCCACCGAGCGGTATCGACTCCGACCGGAGACGGTGGTGACCGACCGCGGCGACGGTCCAGCCATCGTGTTCGCCCACGGCACCCTGATGGACCGGACGATGTTCGACCCGCAGGTCGAGGCGCTCGCCGACGACTTTCGGACCGTGGCCTACGACCTCCGGGCGCGGACGGACCAGTACGCGAGTTCCTACGACCTCTACGACCTCGCGGACGACGTCGACGCCCTCTGTGACGGGCTCGACCTCGATACGGTCGTGCTCTGTGGGATGTCGATGGGCGGGTTCATGGCGCTGCGCTTCGCCGAGCGCTACCCCGACCGGCTCGACGGGCTGGTACTGATCGACTCGATGGCCGAATCGTACACCGAAGTCGAACGCGAACAGTACGGCCAGCTCGCCGAGCAAGCCCGCGCCGACGGCGAGCTCACGGAACCCGGTCTCACGGTCGCGCGGGACGGGCTCTTCGGCGAGACCACGCGCGCGGAGAACCCCGCACTTCCCGACCACTGGGTCGAACGCTGGCGGACCT